TAGAAATCTCGTAAGCAATAGCGTCTCGTACCGTTTCCTCAGAAAAACGGATGACATTACTTTCTATAGGATGTCTGTTTGGTGGTGGCGTTTTTATAACCGATAAATCTCTTGCGGCCATTAAACTAAACTGCAATGTTCTAGGAATTGGAGTTGCGGTTAAGGTTAACGTGTCTACATTTTCTTTTAACGTTTTTAATTTATCTTTTACTGCAACACCAAATTTTTGCTCCTCATCGATAACTAATAAACCTAAATCTTTAAACTGTAAACGTTTATTGGTAAGTTGATGTGTACCGATAATAATATCTACAGAACCATCATTTACGCCATTTATTGCTTCTGTTTTTTGTTTTGCTGTTCTAAAACGATTCAGGTAATCGATTCTAACCGGAAAATCTTTTAAACGCTCGGTAAAAGTTTTATAATGCTGAAAAGCAAGTATGGTTGTTGGTACTAAAATTGCAACTTGTTTACCGTTATCTACGGCTTTAAAAGCTGCTCTTACGGCAACTTCTGTTTTACCGAAACCAACATCACCACAAACCAAACGGTCCATAGGTTGTTCTTTTTCCATATCTTGTTTTACGGCTTGTGTTGCTGTAAATTGATCTGGCGTATCTTCATACATAAAACTACCTTCTAACTCATGTTGAATGTGAGTATCTGGTCCAAAAGAAAATCCTTTTTGGAGTTTTCTTTTGGCGTATAATTGAATTAAATTAAAGGCAACATGTTTAACTCGGGCTTTTGTTTTTTGTTTAATTTTTTTCCAAGCACCAGAACCTAATTTGTATATTTTAGGTGCTTTACCATCTTTTCCATTAAATTTAGAAATCTTGTGAAGCGAGTGAATACTTACATATAAAATATCTCTTTCTCCATAGACCAATTTAATAGCTTCTTGCTTTTTACCTTGAACATCAATTTTTTGTAAACCACCAAATTTTCCAATTCCATGATCCATGTGCGTTACATAATCGCCAATTTCTAGTTTGTTTAAATCTTGAAGCGTTATGGCTTGTTTTTTTGCGTATCCGTTTTTTAATCTGAATTTATGATAACGTTCAAAAATTTCATGATCGGTGTAACAAACCAACCTATTATCTACATCTACAAAACCTTGGTATAAAGGAAAAACAACGGTTTCGTAATGAACTTCTTGTTCTGCATCATCAAAAATATCGTGAAAACGTTTTGCTTGTTGATCGTTGGCACAAAATATATAACTGGTAAATTTTGCTTTGTGATACTCTTCTAAATTATCAATTAATAAATTGAATTGTTTATTAAAAGAAGGTTGTGCTATGGTGTTGAATTTAATTTCTGGTAAATCTACCTGCAAGGTTTTAGAAATCTTGTAGGTATTCGTGTTCCCGAAATTCACCAACGTAAAATCTTGTAATTGATTTTTTATAAAATTACCATCACAAAATAGTTCACTTGGTTTTGCGTGTTTTATTTCTTTGGATAAACTAAGAAAAGCTTCTTCTGCTTTTTGATAAAACTTATCTAGATTACCAACTAATAAGTCGGTGTTTTTTGTAAAAATGACTGTTTTTGAAGAGATGTATTTTAGAAAACTCTCTCTATTTTCTTCCAATGTTTTGTTTTCTACATTGGGCATTATAGAAATTTTCTTCAGTTTTTCTTTAGAAAGTTGTGTTTCTACATCAAAAGAACGAATACTATCTATTTCATCACCAAAAAATTCTACTCGATAAGGTTCATCATTAGAAAAAGAAAACACATCTATAATTCCTCCACGTACAGAAAAATCTCCAGGTTCTGTAACAAAATCTACCCGTTTAAATTTGTATTCGAATAACACTTCGTTAACAAAATCTAGTGATAAACTCTCACCAACAGCTACTTTTAAAGTATTTTTTTCTAATTCTTTTTTGGTAACCACTTTTTCGAATAAAGCAGTAGGGTATGTAACAATTACAGCGGGTTTTTTACGAGAATTAATTCGGTTTAAAACCTCTGATCTTAATAAAACATTGGCATTGTCTGTTTCTTCTATTTGGTAAGGTCTTCTGTATGATCCTGGGTAAAAAAGCACATTTTTTTCACCTAACAATTGTTCTAAATCGTTAAGGTAATAAGCTGCTTCTTCCTTGTCATTAAAAATTAAAAGATAAGGTTTGTCTGCCTTTTTAAAAGTTTCTGAAATAACAAAAGACAACGAAGAACCCACCAAATTCGATATTTGAAAATGGTTTTTGTCTTGTTGAAGTTGGTTAATTATTAGCGAAACATTCGCAGTGTCTTGGTATTGGTTTACAATGTTTTGGATACTCAACCTGAAATATTTTATTCAAAGATATTAATTTGAGTTTATTAAATATAAAATGTTGTATAACTATTTTATGAAACCTTAGTCTTGAGGTGATTGAAAAAGATACTAATTATAAGTTTTCTTTTGTATTGACTTAATGTATTTATTGATAATAGATTTCAATTTTTTATTATTTATATAACCATTTTTTTGTAGTTCAATTTCCAATTTAGAATTCATTAGAATTGTTGTGGGATAACTAATTCTATTCTTAATGGATGCTAATTCGTTTGCAAGTTGATGAATTCCTGTGTTTATGCCTGTTGGTTTGTATTTAAATGTTTTGTTTAAAAATGTAATGTCTTTCTTTTCCTCTGCATTTAGTTTTATAAAATAAAAGCTTTTATTTAAAATTTCAATCACTTCTTTGTTTTCGAAGGTGTTTTTTTTCATTGCATAACAAAACTTACACCAATCTGTATAAATGAAAACTACCATTGGTTTTGGATTTTGTTGATGTAGTATTTCTACTTCCTCAAAAGAATAAACGTTCAGTTCTTTCTTTTGAGATTGAATTGTAAGACAAACAAATAAAATAATAATGGTTATATGTTTTTTCATCAATAAGGATTAAAATATTGTATAACGTACGCCTAAAAAGGCTCTAATACCTTGGTTAGAGGCATATACATAACTTGGGTCGAAAGCTAATTCTGGGTTTTGTTCTGTGTCAATTCCTTTATCAAAAGGATTTCTAGAATTGTTTATGCTGTTATCTGCTGGTGTAAAATTTAAAAGGTTTTTTACGCCTCCATAAACTTCCCAACTATTATTAAAGTTTTTAGTTAATTGCAGGTTTTGAATACTGTACCAAGGAGAGTATTCATCTCTTGTATCATTTTTTCCTAATAAAGGTAATCGCATTGGTCCGTATACGTTTCCTGTATAATCTATTGTAAAATTATGATGTAACTTGTAAGAAATAGACCAAACTCCACTAAAGCTTTCTGTAAGTAATTGCCTTGTTTTAATATCGTTTTCTGTTATGGAAACATCCATTAAAGTAGCACCTAAATTAATAGCTAATCCATTTGTAAATGTAATGTCTGTATTTAACGAAACACCTTTAGAAACAGAATACCCATCTAGATTTGCATAGATAATTTTATTAGAATCTGTTTCGTAATCAGGTAAAATTCTATTATTAAAATACGTGTAAAAAGCACTCGCATCTAAGGTGATAAATGAATTTTCTGTGTTTATTTTTTTAACGTAGTTGATGTTTGCATTCCAAGAAGTCTCAGGATCTAATTCTCCATCAAATTCTACTTCTCTTGCACCTGTTAAAGCAGCATGGTCTTCTGTGAAAACATTGGCAACTCTAAAACCGTTACCAACACTAAGTCTAATAATATCAGCATTATTTTTAGAATTCCATTTGTAATTTACTCTCGGAGAAAAAATGCTACCATGCAAACTATTATAATCCCATCTTGCACCAACAAGTAATTTGTTTTGTTTGTTTAGGCTTATTTCATCCTGAAGAAATACACCTGGTAAATGAGTTACAGAAGCTTTATTTGTAATTCCGTCTTCTTCAAAAGTAGCAAAAGTATTATCATCATAAAAAGTATATCTATAAGCAACACCTAATAGTAAATCGTGTTTTTCTTTAATTTGCTTGTTGTATACAAACTGACCAAAAGCAATTAATTGTTCAGCGTCATAAGCATCGGTTCCATAAAAAGAATCTTGATAATGTCCGTTTGCACTAAATTGAAAATTAATGTTTTCTGATGTAGGCAATTCATAGGTTCCAAAAGTTTCCCATCTATTTGTGTAAATACTTTCGCCGTATTTTATATCTGTTCCTCTAAACTCCTTTTCCCAATCCATTTCGCCACCCCAACGATCTTCATAAACATATCTACCAGCAATTGTAAATACTTTATTACTTTCTCTCTCAATATTTATTTTATTAAACAGTGATATTCTATTTTGAAGTGTTAAATCTGTAAAACCGTCATCATTATTATCAATTCTATTCTGATAATTAAAATAATTAACACCTAAAAGTCCTTGTACTTTTTCTGATACTTTGTAGCGTAAACCAATATCTGTATTTATTTCTCCCCAAGAACTAGCAAAAACATCTGTTGTTAATGCAGGCGAGTTAGAAGGTTTTTTGGTGATGATATTTATAATTCCACCTACTGCTTCAGAACCATATAATGTAGATGCTGGTCCTTTAACAATTTCTACTCTTTCTATTAATGCTTGCGGAATTCCGGTTAACCCGTAAACGGTAGACAATCCACTAACAATTGGCATTCCATCAATTAAAACAAAAGTATAAGGGCCTTCTAAGCCGTTAATATGAATATCTCCCGTATTACAAACATTACAGTTTAATTGCGGCCTAACTCCGTTTACATTCTGTAAAGATTCAAAAATAGAAGGCGTTGGGTTTTTCTTAAAAAAAGTTTTACTATAAACCTCTATAGGGACAGAACTGTTAGATTTTGTAACTGGTTTTAAAGTGCCAGAAATAACAATTTCATCTAAAGAACTATCTTCTACTAAAGAGAAGTTCTGAGTAATTTTTTGATTTTCATCAATAGATATTTTAATAGATTTAGTTTTATAACCAATACTACTTGCAACAAGAGTATAATCTCCTTTTGGAATGTTTTTTAGTTGATAAAAACCTTTTTCGTCAGAAGCTGCTCCGATT
The nucleotide sequence above comes from Polaribacter butkevichii. Encoded proteins:
- the mfd gene encoding transcription-repair coupling factor — encoded protein: MSIQNIVNQYQDTANVSLIINQLQQDKNHFQISNLVGSSLSFVISETFKKADKPYLLIFNDKEEAAYYLNDLEQLLGEKNVLFYPGSYRRPYQIEETDNANVLLRSEVLNRINSRKKPAVIVTYPTALFEKVVTKKELEKNTLKVAVGESLSLDFVNEVLFEYKFKRVDFVTEPGDFSVRGGIIDVFSFSNDEPYRVEFFGDEIDSIRSFDVETQLSKEKLKKISIMPNVENKTLEENRESFLKYISSKTVIFTKNTDLLVGNLDKFYQKAEEAFLSLSKEIKHAKPSELFCDGNFIKNQLQDFTLVNFGNTNTYKISKTLQVDLPEIKFNTIAQPSFNKQFNLLIDNLEEYHKAKFTSYIFCANDQQAKRFHDIFDDAEQEVHYETVVFPLYQGFVDVDNRLVCYTDHEIFERYHKFRLKNGYAKKQAITLQDLNKLEIGDYVTHMDHGIGKFGGLQKIDVQGKKQEAIKLVYGERDILYVSIHSLHKISKFNGKDGKAPKIYKLGSGAWKKIKQKTKARVKHVAFNLIQLYAKRKLQKGFSFGPDTHIQHELEGSFMYEDTPDQFTATQAVKQDMEKEQPMDRLVCGDVGFGKTEVAVRAAFKAVDNGKQVAILVPTTILAFQHYKTFTERLKDFPVRIDYLNRFRTAKQKTEAINGVNDGSVDIIIGTHQLTNKRLQFKDLGLLVIDEEQKFGVAVKDKLKTLKENVDTLTLTATPIPRTLQFSLMAARDLSVIKTPPPNRHPIESNVIRFSEETVRDAIAYEISRGGQIFFIHNRIENIKEVAGLIQRLVPNAKVGIGHGQMEGKKLEELMLRFMNGDFDVLVSTTIIESGLDVPNANTIFINNANNFGLSDLHQMRGRVGRSNKKAFCYFITPPYHMMTDDARKRIEALVLFSDLGSGINIAMKDLEIRGAGDLLGGEQSGFINDIGFDTYQKILQEAIEELKENEFKELYPTDNSKPKEYVKEVTIDTDFEILFPDDYINSITERLALYNKLGELKSEEELQVFETEIIDRFGEIPTQVEDLLDSVRIKWLAKELGLEKVILKQKRMMGYFVANQQSDFYHTDAFTRMLKYVQLNPKSCVMKEKESKNGIRLLITFIRIDTVKTALGVLQKV
- a CDS encoding thioredoxin family protein; this translates as MKKHITIIILFVCLTIQSQKKELNVYSFEEVEILHQQNPKPMVVFIYTDWCKFCYAMKKNTFENKEVIEILNKSFYFIKLNAEEKKDITFLNKTFKYKPTGINTGIHQLANELASIKNRISYPTTILMNSKLEIELQKNGYINNKKLKSIINKYIKSIQKKTYN
- a CDS encoding TonB-dependent receptor; the protein is MKLKRFFMFIAFISINSIFSQKNAISGQIYNNSDVVPFVNVYLKKTKIGAASDEKGFYQLKNIPKGDYTLVASSIGYKTKSIKISIDENQKITQNFSLVEDSSLDEIVISGTLKPVTKSNSSVPIEVYSKTFFKKNPTPSIFESLQNVNGVRPQLNCNVCNTGDIHINGLEGPYTFVLIDGMPIVSGLSTVYGLTGIPQALIERVEIVKGPASTLYGSEAVGGIINIITKKPSNSPALTTDVFASSWGEINTDIGLRYKVSEKVQGLLGVNYFNYQNRIDNNDDGFTDLTLQNRISLFNKINIERESNKVFTIAGRYVYEDRWGGEMDWEKEFRGTDIKYGESIYTNRWETFGTYELPTSENINFQFSANGHYQDSFYGTDAYDAEQLIAFGQFVYNKQIKEKHDLLLGVAYRYTFYDDNTFATFEEDGITNKASVTHLPGVFLQDEISLNKQNKLLVGARWDYNSLHGSIFSPRVNYKWNSKNNADIIRLSVGNGFRVANVFTEDHAALTGAREVEFDGELDPETSWNANINYVKKINTENSFITLDASAFYTYFNNRILPDYETDSNKIIYANLDGYSVSKGVSLNTDITFTNGLAINLGATLMDVSITENDIKTRQLLTESFSGVWSISYKLHHNFTIDYTGNVYGPMRLPLLGKNDTRDEYSPWYSIQNLQLTKNFNNSWEVYGGVKNLLNFTPADNSINNSRNPFDKGIDTEQNPELAFDPSYVYASNQGIRAFLGVRYTIF